The following proteins are encoded in a genomic region of Fusarium keratoplasticum isolate Fu6.1 chromosome 9, whole genome shotgun sequence:
- a CDS encoding Zn(2)-C6 fungal-type domain-containing protein, with protein sequence MGVLPALDSRPHLVLPNTPPDLVSPDASSYSSNSSSSADRPWISPAPTSPSMNSYEKPLTSNMPADQKMDGEQNRPESASQTAPRQQLPSLSSLFGPPTAPGRPMHSPLSDRTSSFPATSPLDRPRVPSGDRQHPTSYFPPTLSPPISQPRSTYDSKYDADRQPLHALSRSYSGSGSPRFRDGEHPRPESRAEGLGKWSMQHETSRHEYSLGSRDGSFRSPQDQFRLHFPGPKDRVVPSYNDQRSPQGAPNPPPTPSTTATEGVPSKDGLGPKIWTGTHFLPRFVRAAEVPGEGMCYFYDDGSHCKTVIDGEAVNAHWGVTKAGKPRKRLAIACVTCREKKIKCDPDYPRCVQCEKFGRVCKFKNAPRGGHNTSPSTPPAELDDLRKLGGPSRQNESEESSPVSPRTTMRPPSPDVGSHKRLRVGYDSYVTTGEPVPSMAPVEPPRPQFPVHRLPVELPRISEEVLNRAWCTDPSLSDPQSIRTVISHFFVHLDSTMIVRFIPENVFKTWVVNPGHRKSPEDLMLLYSILAVGVALSNGPKPIAYEYASVAHYAQKLTTVSCLQLVQTRILLALYYLSISRVSEASEMISAAVATAACLQLNVELEESREAGLLTFPFGMSKAGYCEARRRTFWSLFMLERLDGHFPDRLAMINAEDIYTRLPADSHSFEREVEGFSPMFNPYVSNLASTHEREFGISAHLVEMVHTWSNDVCRIYRMARRTTLMESDLESSQRILKRIHDWRAALPSRLLFTASNLESAALAGELGQFLTMHLLYNHAMIKLSRHTVAAARSSPQTASLHVQTCYEHATQVLDMVKAVVRLHRGGQQVLSAPAPVMAMVVTEAVDVLTSSGRLSHLGDIIENVHMVQEVVQAMCSTWDDVRGAQEAIEGRLGMLHRIRDRGSQPASPIEGYRIVYSAEGREDDKSLRWQINNPMEKLYPKDMDTIYSSLI encoded by the exons ATGGGTGTCCTACCTGCTCTAGATTCTCGTCCTCACTTGGTTCTCCCTAACACCCCGCCAGACTTGGTGAGTCCAGACGCCTCGTCTTACTCGTCCAActcgtcatcatctgcgGACCGACCCTGGATCTCGCCTGCGCCTACATCCCCTTCTATGAATAGCTATGAGAAGCCTTTGACAAGCAATATGCCTGCGGATcagaagatggatggagagcAGAACCGGCCGGAGTCCGCTTCTCAAACAGCACCTCGACAACAACTTCCTTCATTAAGTAGCCTCTTCGGTCCGCCGACAGCTCCTGGTCGGCCGATGCACTCGCCTCTCTCGGACCGCACCAGCTCTTTCCCTGCCACTTCTCCCCTGGATCGTCCTCGAGTTCCCTCAGGCGACAGGCAACATCCGACATCCTACTTCCCGCCgaccctctctcctcctaTATCACAACCTCGCAGCACTTACGACAGCAAATACGATGCCGACCGCCAGCCACTTCATGCGCTTTCGCGATCATACTCCGGCTCAGGATCGCCTAGGTTTCGCGATGGCGAGCACCCTCGCCCAGAGTCGCGCGCCGAGGGGCTTGGAAAGTGGTCGATGCAGCACGAGACCAGCCGGCATGAGTATTCATTAGGATCTCGGGATGGTTCCTTTCGATCACCCCAGGACCAGTTCCGTCTCCACTTTCCAGGACCCAAGGACCGTGTTGTGCCGAGCTATAACGACCAAAGATCTCCTCAAGGGGCACCGAACCCCCCGCCAACTCCGAGCACCACGGCGACCGAGGGTGTTCCCTCTAAGGATGGACTGGGACCGAAGATCTGGACTGGCACTCACTTCTTGCCTCGATTTGTGCGGGCCGCGGAGGTGCCTGGCGAGGGAATGTGTTACTTCTATGACGATGGCAGTCACTGCAAGACAGTGATCGATGGCGAAGCAGTCAACGCCCACTGGGGTGTAACCAAGGCCGGTAAGCCTCGGAAGCGACTGGCGATTGCTTGTGTGACATGccgcgagaagaagatcaagtgTGACCCGGATTACCCCCGCTGCGTTCAGTGCGAGAAGTTTGGTCGGGTGTGCAAGTTTAAGAATGC ACCTCGGGGAGGCCACAATACATCTCCTTCAACCCCCCCTGCCGAGCTTGACGACCTTCGCAAGCTGGGCGGACCATCCAGACAGAATGAGAGCGAGGAAAGCTCCCCTGTGTCACCACGAACCACCATGCGGCCCCCGTCACCAGATGTTGGCTCCCACAAGCGTCTTCGGGTGGGATACGACAGCTATGTTACAACCGGCGAACCAGTTCCCTCGATGGCGCCTGTCGAGCCTCCGAGGCCTCAGTTTCCCGTTCATCGACTTCCCGTCGAGCTGCCTAGGATCTCCGAAGAGGTTCTCAACCGAGCCTGGTGCACCGACCCTTCTCTCTCAGACCCCCAGTCCATCCGTACTGTGATTTCCCACTTTTTCGTTCACCTCGACAGCACCATGATCGTTCGATTCATCCCTGAGAACGTTTTCAAGACATGGGTTGTGAACCCGGGGCACCGCAAGTCTCCCGAGGACTTGATGCTCCTCTACAGCATTCTTGCAGTCGGAGTTGCTCTGTCGAATGGCCCGAAGCCTATCGCCTATGAGTACGCCTCGGTGGCGCACTACGCTCAAAAGTTGACAACAGTCAGCTGCCTCCAGCTTGTGCAGACCAGGATTCTGCTCGCACTTTACTAcctctccatctctcgcGTATCCGAGGCGAGCGAGATGATCTCGGCGGCTGTCGCAACAGCAGCTTGTCTCCAGCTCAACGTCGAGCTCGAAGAGTCAAGGGAGGCTGGACTCTTGACTTTCCCCTTTGGGATGAGCAAGGCGGGCTACTGCGAAGCCAGGAGAAGGACTTTTTGGTCTCTGTTCATGCTGGAACGACTTGATGGACATTTCCCTGACCGTCTGGCAATGATCAATGCCGAAGACATTTACACTCGCCTGCCTGCTGACTCGCACAGCTTTGAGCGAGAGGTGGAAGGCTTCTCGCCAATGTTTAACCCCTACGTCTCGAACCTCGCCAGTACCCATGAGCGCGAATTTGGAATCTCGGCGCATCTTGTTGAGATGGTACACACGTGGTCGAACGATGTGTGCCGAATCTACAGGATGGCACGACGAACTACGTTGATGGAATCGGATTTGGAGTCTTCGCAGAGGATTCTGAAGAGGATTCATGACTGGCGTGCTGCGCTTCCTTCTCGTCTGCTGTTTACGGCTTCAAACCTGGAATCAGCGGCACTGGCAGGAGAGCTTGGCCAGTTCTTGACCATGCACCTCCTATACAACCACGCCATGATCAAGCTCAGCCGCCATACGGTAGCTGCAGCACGCTCATCGCCACAGACGGCCTCTCTTCACGTGCAGACTTGCTACGAGCACGCGACACAGGTATTGGACATGGTCAAAGCTGTTGTGCGACTCCACCGCGGGGGACAGCAAGTCCTCAGCGCACCGGCTCcggtcatggccatggtggtgacAGAGGCAGTTGACGTGCTGACCTCTAGTGGTCGTCTATCTCACCTGGGCGATATTATTGAGAACGTCCATATGGTTCAGGAGGTTGTTCAAGCCATGTGCTCGACTTGGGACGACGTCAGGGGTGCACAGGAGGCGATCGAGGGACGACTTGGAATGTTGCACCGTATTCGAGACCGGGGCAGCCAACCCGCGAGCCCTATCGAGGGCTATCGCATCGTATACAGCGCTGAGGGACGCGAAGACGACAAGAGCCTGCGCTGGCAAATCAACAACCCGATGGAAAAGCTGTATCCCAAGGATATGGACACCATCTACTCGTCACTTATATAA